Genomic window (Cydia amplana chromosome 11, ilCydAmpl1.1, whole genome shotgun sequence):
gcgacctccggattgcgagtcgcacgctcttaccagtcttaccgctaggccaccagcgctttttctgTCAATTGTATTTCTATTTGCAGCCGGCATATCTCTGTACGTGGACGGAGAGGAGTACGGGTCGGTCGAGCCCAACTTCTACCAGAGTGCGAAAGACAACAACGTTACCGCCGCGTCCAGTTGGCTGAAAGGTTCCGTCATGGCTCCTTTTGACAAACTGGTAAGTTTACGGGGAAATCCATTGGTTGAATTGGCAGGGGACAATCCTGTAACCAAATAAATTAAGTGTGGGGTCGAatcgggcgcggagagctgcggcccgcagtctgcgccggtccgtcaccataaccgcaagctcctgatgacacttctcggtacgaagtgaaacatgtcgagcgtttttcgacttaaaatacgtgagtgacccgtttttaatatatttaataagtggGGTCTTGGTGGGGGACACTCTTGTAACCACAGAACTATATCTAAAAACTCTTGATTGAATCCCTGCTCAGCTCTCTTTACTCGTAGTGTGATgtctgtttttttatataatttattaagacaAGTTTTTGCTTCATCATCTTCTTAGTGTTCTCCTGTTTTTGCCAATATGCCGTCAGTTTCTCACCCAACAACCTCTCTCTCTCTTCTCTGTCTCATTAAAGTCATTAAACTTACTGTCTTTTTCACAGTTCTACATATCCCTCGGTCTGAACGTGGGCGGCATACGAGAGTTCCCAGACAGCGACATTAAACCCTGGAAGAATCTTAACAGCAAGGTATGAACcatttgaaatttgaaacagCCTAAGTAGTAGGTACGAACGGAATAATGTGCCTATACAACACTcatgccaattcgaacgtgtaCCCTGACATAAAACATGATAAAACCCATATTTGAAAcatatcagttagctgtcattcgcgCGTTACATCGCTCTGACTAGTCCGTACCTGTAATAGTTCCAAACCGAGATTCAAATATCGGCTTGACGTCAGGTGCACGTTCAAATGGGCCTGACTCAAGACACATCGGGATGACGTGAGATTCATGTCGCTGCTCGCCGCAGCTCGCACCTCACAATGTCAGAGTAtgaaacagggatgttgcggatgccgattttttgacaaccgcggatgcggatttttaaaggctcacatccgcggatgcggatgcggatgtcaatatagatacataaaaaacgtcaaatattacattttagtaatttttatttcaaaaaaccggccaagtgcgagtcggactcgcgttccaaaggttccgtacattaagtcccactcacgcttgactgctcatttctgataggttttttggctaatgactaaattacgcatcgattttatgcggatgcggatgttgaaaataatgcggaagttccgcggttgcggatgcggatgcggatattcgcaacatccctggtatgaaaTGCACATGTCATTGGTAGATGGCGCTGGCTTTATACTTGCATCGCGCAATCATTTTGTTGTAGAAATCGAAAAACTCTATACAAGTATGAGACTAAAACGAATAACTCCATCTATAACTCAGCGAGGGCAAAATGATGAATTATTTTGTAACATTCCAGGCCATGTTGAATTTCTGGAACAGCCGAGACCAGTGGTACGCCACGTGGTACGACGACACCAGCGCACTGCAAGTGGACTACGTGCGGGTGTATGCTTTatagaagaaagaaaaaaaaacttgccTTTTTTGGCAGTAGTTAAAGCAGCTTTAGAAAAACCCGACTATTCATAACAGCCGTTGGAAAACTAATTCAATTGAGTTACGTGTGTGAGACTGTGAGTGAcgttattgtgtaagtttttTGATGACCAATTTGAATTGTTAGTACTTAGTACCTACTGTTAAGAATGTTTAGTAGATATACTTACTCTGGCGGTAGATGTCACTTAAAGTCTTCTTAAGActtctataataaataattaatgataTAGAAATATTCGTCGTTCGTAGTCGGGTTAGTAGTTAGGTCTTCCATTGTTTAATTCAAAAATGAATACTACATgacataaacttaaataaatgtcatatactaagaaaaagtgaccaaggcctccagtgccccaggctggaatcgaaccagcgtcctctgctatcgcggcaggtgcctgtgccattcattcatttatttaagtttataatttatattgtagtcACTACAACAATGTAGtttgtctacttgaaataaaaacaaattaaactattttctgaaaataatttaatttgttctaatacttctaataCTACATGACATGTTGTACGTTAATAAAATGCATTTGTttcttatttgtatttttattggcAAACCACTTTACTTACAAAAAGAGAGTATTTCATAGCAAAGTCTTGTACTTACTCATTCTTATAAAGTCATGTCTACTAAAGCTCACATAATCCACTAAATGGGTAACCTTGAAAGCATTCAAGAAGGCAAATCATGTTTAATAGGTACCACAAGTTACCAGCAAAATGCATTGTGCTACGTACTATTTTCTCGTCCACCACAGCATTTAATACTTCAGACGTCGATACacaatacataattaaatttttatttttattttgacgataGAAATTCgtatatttttgacatcaatgCAAACTTGTTATGTAATTGTCTTTCGTGAAATAAATCATCTTACTCTAATCTAAAATTAGATAGATCTGTATCACAGTCAAAATTAACGGAGCGTCATCATTTAGTGAGACGTCTCATGAAAATTAGGTGAACGGAGGAtattcatatttaatttcacaaaagggtctaacgcgatatatttgcattgtttttaccttaaattccacacacacatacacacacacacacacacacacacacacacacacacacacataacaaatataaacaatgAAATAGTAACTGTTCACAGCAACCAGACCCCTCAACTTACCGCGGCATAATTTTCCGGCCAAAAGCAACGTTTAATTTAGAATCGAATGTTTTGTCTCTCTATGACTCGATAACTGGTAGGAAGAGAGGGATATACAATAAGTTTTTGAAGTTCTAGTTTTTCTCATTTTCCTTATAAAGCGTAAACTTTAACAGACTCAATCTTCAGATTAGCGTCATGCCAGGACGGGAACCAGGTGTCCTTAGCTTCCCAGAATTTGAGGACAGCCTTGTTATTCTTGTTCTTCCACGGCTTGTCCGCGGCGTCCGGGAAATCGTGGACACCGCCCACTCGCAGGCCCAGGGAAATGTAgaactgaaaaaaatattaattcattGAGGATTTCACGTCTCCTTACTATAATTTTCGTAAATGTATCGTTGTGGGTGAGCCTAATTAATGGTTTTAAATATCAGATTTCTTCGaagatttttttataccacttaggtggcaaacaagcatacgggccgcctgatgaaATGACAttcatcattggccacagcatctttgCAGATTTTGGTTGCAGCTACTAAAGAGGTATTTTGGGAGGTAGTCTAGAGCAGTGGtccctaaccttttcagtccagtcacccctatgactaactggggaacctgattttacccctcctcccaatggaaataaaaaataaaacgtgtacgtttattgtattgttaggtatattaggttagcttattacccccgtaaaatacctgttttacccccacgggggtaattacccccagcagggatcggaaccggttttttgtaaaaacttagaaatagccatatttttcgaattattttatacttgaaatgtaggactcagttgtgtttttaggttacgacttcgtattattagattgctcaattagaaatgaagtaattagcaaagaacgaaaaaataccgtttccgttcccatacaaaaaataccggtatccgatccctgacccccaggttaggaaccccTGGTCTAGAGCCTACATCGATTGCGACACACATTGCACTATGCGCTTCacagataatatttttttcacctcagcagctcgaacaagggtactttgattcttaaaaacagtgagcaaaatgcgattttgctcactgagtgagacaaaatgacattcaagtgacctttatagtcaaatgtcatttcaacatgcggggtctaataaaagttcgaaatacttgggttctattatctctgtccctttcacactgttagcaaaaagaaatagacaaaaaaaagttaaaacaacattcaacagtatattcacggtttataatagacccccgaaaaacttcagaccgcatcgttccaaaccacgtacgagtatgaattcttaataattaataaataaaaataaagtttaagatttgataaaaactgataaaatactatattttaggtattttattgtacaattaaaataacgaactcaaaaaatacacagatcatcacgcaaaattaattattttacttttaagaatttctaccatagttgacaaatagtaccgtatccgcaattcggaccgtatcttacaaagatttttttttttaaattgtcgattgaagtgttagttaatgtttgttatttctatattattttaatggaatttattattacgttttgtttttgtgttccattgcggtaattaaacttaattgtttgtatatcttaagaaaacatgagtgcaggtattaagtgatgaacaaggattacatttttcaagttgtctaataggtatgttctcactgcgctgaggtgaaaaatgttgtgtactacacgagatcaaagttatttacatctcgtgcgcttttgagtcccttactacgctcaagattctaaattagattcactcgctacgctcgtgaatctattatagaatctttcgcttgcacgggactcaaaataagcactcgaagaaatatcaaactttgatcacttgttgtacaaataactatttctaagAAAATTGTTCATCTTTATATGCTGGCCGTTTGCGGTTTTCGAACGCATAATACAGGGACTGGTAGAaaatgccttttggcattaagtccgccattagtacataattgtatatctttgtgcaataaagtttaaataaataaaataaataataaataaaattaccagTTGATCTAAAGGAGCCATCACACTGCTCCCCCTGAGCCAGTTGCCGGCGTGCGGCACGGCAGCTTGTCGTGCGGCTGTGTAGAATCCTTCGCCGGGCTCGATGTGCCCGTACTCCTCACCGTCCACCAGCATCACCATGCCGTCTGCGAAACAATATTGTAGATAATTAGcttaataaggcttgtgtttgtgggtacttaacacattcagtgccgaaaatccgactatcgggtattttatcatttcgttcccaggccggatgaCCCGATAAACGGGattgtggtactacagctttttATGACGAAACTTttatggcctggcgcggatgtcttgtttggctgggtggtaatgaatgtgttaaacaacGACATACAACTCCAGTTCACACTGCCAATCGTCTGGAAAAGATCCGTGTCGGACAGTACTCGTATTACCTGTCCGCCATACAGTTTAGAAACAAACAGAATCTAACAAAAATATGTCAAGTGTCTTACCTGGTTTTCATATCATGGTGTAATTATGGAACCCACTGCACCAGTTCTCAATGCCAATTTTCTGCTTCATCAGCTGCGACCGGAACGGATCCGTGTCGGACAGTACCGGACCTCCGTACAATTTTATGTATAAAGAAAATCTGAGAAAAATATGTCACGAGTCTCACCTGGTTTCCAAATCATGGTGTAATTATGGAACCCACTGCACCAGTTCTCAATGCCAATCTTCTGCTTCATCAGCTGCGACCGGAACGGATCAGTGTCGGACAGTACCGGACCTCCGTACAGTTTCTTCGCGAACTCGGCGTTGCCTTTTACGAACGCTACTCTGATTAGTCCGGATTCGTAGCGGCGGTAACCGTAGAAGTTTTCACGGGGCTCTAAGTTGATTTCTAAAAAAATGAGGTAATAAAATTAGGAATTCGTTTAGTAGCAAAAAGCACTGTGGAGTGGGTGTTAAACAATTGCAGTACGGAACACGGAACGCTGTTCAAACTGTCAGTGTTAGTGACATTGTAGAAGAACTCGCTATAAAATCGGGGAGAAATATTCTTACGTGTTCTATATGTACTCGTCCCATGCCTCGATTTTCCTGTTCCTATAAAATATGAACTGAGTTTTTGCGAACAATTCTGAGTGTTTGTCTATCACCGGCGGTACCGAATGTGCTCGTTATTAAACTAGTCTCGGCCAACATCTCCGTttgaaggatgactcacgctagaccgggccgggcccgggccggagcttccggcgcttcgtttacTATGGatagcaccacgtgatcactgatcagccatcatagaaaatgacatgtcggacgcctcggcccccacccggcccggtctagcgtgagtcatcattTGTCAGAGGCACAGCAAGCTAGAAGCTAGAAGAGCAACAGCGCTAAGTTCTATTAAACCTAAGTTGTGCATATTTTAGAAACTATAAAACAGTGCTATTTATTATATCCATTCTGACACAGGAAAAGGATGAAATTAGAAGTAAAGGATGTCGATCGTCAAATATAATACGGATAAGAGTATGATGAATCGCTATTTTAGGGCATAAGTATTTCCTTCATTTTAGCTTTTATCCCGGTTGCGACCTCAGTTGCTGCTTCGAAGCCTATAGGGTCcgctttatgatttttttcctcCATTCTCACGATCATCAGCACTACTAATCATCATTATCACTCTTTTTGTGAGGATCTTAACAATAACAATCACTATTAGGGTACAAACCAGGTATCAACCAGCTCCCAGCGGGCATCTTGGCCATCACCTCCACTCGGCCGAACTTGAAGTTGAACTTGTGTTTGGTAGTGATCTTCCCCGTCATCACAGGGGGTAGAATGTCCGCTCCGTTCGCAACTCGCTTGCACTGTGCGGTGTCTATGGTGCCTGTGCATCTGGGGGAAAACTGTCTCTTAGGGACACCAATCACTAACCccgttaaccggttaaatctggagttaccatggttaccagtataacttgacactgggttaacggttcaaCCGCTTAACTTTGGGTTAGTGGAATGTTGCAAGTGGCTCTTAGAAAAACTGCGAcgtgtatgtataggtacaagcaaactttaaaaaaataggctgcgtcagacggacagatagacagacgcacgagtgatccaataagggttccgtttcttccttttgaggtacggaaccctaaaaatactgaTATCGCGTCCGCAACGCAATAGGTGGCAATGGATAAAAGTTGTTAATTCTTCATCATAATTCACAGGTATTTGACCAAACGAGAGCGAAGGTTTACAGGGGGGCTAGCCAAGATGATAATCGTTGACAGAAAAATCccatcgaaacttaaataacgtGTGAAAATAGTCACGTGTTTTGTTTCGATTAAGTTTTTCTCTGCAAAATGGCAGGGCCATGGGGCTATAGATCTATAGCTCAAGAGCGTATTATGTTGTGACAATGCGCAGTTTCCAACTACCCTCCccttcccaaaatcataatccACGGCGATGATTCGGGAACGCTCGGCAGAATGCGATCTGCCTCCGAGCTTGACACACATCGCGCGTGTGTGTCCCGGACTCTTCAAAAATAACTCGAAAGGGTGAAGTCCTGCACCCTCAGTGTCGCGTGTGCCTTCCGAAACCAAAGGGCCCCGAAACGCGAGTGAAAGGAGTGAACAGTGCACTGTAATTtttgacgttatctatgaaaagggaccttattgtcgatggcgcttacgccattattaacgatgctccgatataaatacaatgctgcgcgacgctgtgcgacgtaagcgccatcgataataaggtccctcatagataatgccccatttggaCAATTGAAAGGACGAGCTGTGAGTACCTTCCCTTTGCCTTTCTCTACACATTGTCACAATGTATTGTGTAACTTACATATCGCTTAAATCCAAGGACTCCTGCACGAAGCCGTCATGATACATGGTGTCCAGTAACTTGGGGCTGATGACCAGCTGTCCGTTTTCTAGTTCCATCGTTCCTCGCGCCATGTACACGTTGAACGGGtaatcctgaaaaaaaaaaacaacgggttgcactcagggagtgccggcagaagtgaaaactcaatgactagtgcaaaatgcactatgtataattgaggttaacctCAAAGATGgcgttaacgccatctagcgttagcgttaattacttgaaacccaaGCACTGAACTGTTAGTACTCGAactcgaaactcactagatggcatttaaatcaataaagaaaaactcaatgacattacatgtaatagtttttcgatcaggtcacgtgtccgtcttacggtcacgtgatctgtctcgagtttaacattttttccccacctcaaaaagtgcacagcgccgctaaaattgaaattgaaattgaaatcctTTATTTAGAACAAAAGTCCATAATGTGTTAGTAACATAAATACTAATTCTTAAAGCTAGGGTTAGTacaaacataatcttaaaataaattctgACACACTGGGGCATGTAGCTGCACCCAGTCTTCAGCCACGGTGAGTCCCACCGGTCGGCCAACGAAGAAACTAAAAAAAGCCCAAaagctaaagaagttttcacttcaaaaacccaGTGATATATACCTACTCTGGCACAAcaaccttgtcagtagaaaaagacgtcAAATTTAACATTGCCGGGGTTATCTGCGCGTGACTAGATTATTGTGAGCAAATAGTTGCGCCCCTACAAGCCCACTCTCTCGTTCCCAGCCTCCTGGCACAAGTGGACCGTGTAACCGACACGACTGGCAGGGAATGCAGTGACTTGCAAACGTCCAGGTGAACGTGTGAGTTGTGGCATATCACGTAAGATCCATTAGTCGCCTCTTACGACACGCACAGCGAGGATAGGGGGTGGTGACATTCTACGCCGGCACCACACGGCGTCTTTAAATATGTGTGCGAAGAGTTGACTTCCTatagaaattttgaatttcgcgccttttctactgacaagttggGTGTGTGTTCAGTGTAGTTTGATTGTGGTAGAATGTTCGCTGTCCGACGCCACCCCAAACGGCACATTGTGGGAAACGTGTGGGTTTAGTGGGAAAGAGCCCGGAGGTGGGGCCCACATACCCCCCAAAAAGAGCCCATCTCAGGCCCGGGGACGATGCACAACTGCTTCCCGCCGCCGTGAAAACCAGTTTGGTCAAAAAATATCATTTGGTCACAAATCAGCCTTActacacttttatttattatcctATGATTTAAGAACGTATttaattgtacagtcagctgcagagaaaaggtacatgccacccctgcatagaagtagTTATGTAGGGGTGGTAACTTTTTTCTGCAGCTGACTGCACCATACTGCTTACTGTTGATTGACATtccgtaaaccttattgcaaaggtgtaaggtccaccgatgttcAGTTAATACTATTTATTGCCTTTACAGTTTT
Coding sequences:
- the LOC134652033 gene encoding beta-1,3-glucan-binding protein-like; the protein is MYKTIVYLLLITACRGQPRAAQYVVPNAVLEAIYPKGLRVSVPDDGFSLFAFHGKLNEEMEGLEGGHWSRDITKAKDGRWTFRDREAQLKLGDKIYFWTYVIKNGLGYRQDNGEWTVTEFVYENGTKADPGNNPNYQPDKPLPTSTPTQPTQPPPTCKPTPTVVLGKTVCKGEVIFSEEFDKSAVKDLTLWEGENKFPDEPDYPFNVYMARGTMELENGQLVISPKLLDTMYHDGFVQESLDLSDICTGTIDTAQCKRVANGADILPPVMTGKITTKHKFNFKFGRVEVMAKMPAGSWLIPEINLEPRENFYGYRRYESGLIRVAFVKGNAEFAKKLYGGPVLSDTDPFRSQLMKQKIGIENWCSGFHNYTMIWKPDGMVMLVDGEEYGHIEPGEGFYTAARQAAVPHAGNWLRGSSVMAPLDQLFYISLGLRVGGVHDFPDAADKPWKNKNNKAVLKFWEAKDTWFPSWHDANLKIESVKVYAL